One genomic window of Bremerella sp. JC817 includes the following:
- a CDS encoding endonuclease V, producing MGLSDLRQVVEAFQLRIADLPELLTGLLQQVPAGKVTTYGDLAKALGDSVASRWVATWLLDANCPLRELSHRVVRSTGDIGLYFSGDVQQKIARLKAEGIEVTESKVNLKQHRFALTKTSMPLLELKGWQTNFVCRARPPVMLGDIRTIAGLDVSYAGNQGIAVCSRFDADGKTLISHASICRPVSFPYITGYLAFRELPLHLELLAAMQEEGTLPDLLLVDGNGRLHPRRLGIATMLGALAGIPTIGIAKKRICGTIANDLPEVGVWEPIAASQTEPDDVLGYAILPHTKTKHPQYVSLGYGVDDHLMKTMVTRCFAGHRSPEPIYAADRESRRIASTIVATGA from the coding sequence ATGGGCCTATCGGATCTCAGGCAGGTGGTGGAAGCGTTTCAGCTTCGGATCGCTGATCTCCCAGAACTGCTCACCGGATTACTTCAGCAAGTGCCGGCCGGCAAAGTGACGACCTATGGCGATCTGGCCAAGGCCCTGGGAGATTCGGTCGCCAGTCGCTGGGTGGCAACATGGCTTCTGGATGCAAACTGTCCGCTAAGAGAGCTTTCGCATCGGGTCGTCCGATCGACCGGCGACATCGGGCTGTACTTCAGCGGAGACGTGCAGCAAAAGATCGCACGGCTGAAGGCCGAAGGGATCGAAGTCACGGAATCGAAGGTCAACTTGAAGCAGCATCGCTTCGCACTGACGAAGACCTCGATGCCGTTACTCGAATTAAAGGGTTGGCAAACGAACTTCGTTTGTCGAGCACGCCCACCGGTAATGCTCGGCGATATTCGCACGATCGCTGGGCTCGACGTCTCTTACGCCGGCAATCAAGGCATTGCGGTGTGTAGTCGATTCGACGCCGATGGGAAGACCCTCATCAGCCATGCTTCGATCTGCCGGCCGGTTTCGTTTCCGTATATCACCGGCTACCTCGCCTTCCGTGAATTGCCACTGCACCTGGAATTGCTCGCCGCGATGCAGGAAGAAGGGACGCTACCGGATCTGTTGTTGGTCGATGGAAACGGACGGCTTCACCCGCGAAGGCTAGGAATCGCCACAATGCTGGGCGCCTTGGCCGGGATTCCTACGATTGGCATTGCGAAGAAGCGAATCTGCGGGACCATCGCCAACGATCTGCCAGAGGTCGGCGTCTGGGAGCCAATCGCAGCGAGTCAAACCGAGCCGGACGATGTGCTGGGATACGCCATCTTGCCGCATACCAAGACGAAACATCCGCAGTATGTCTCGCTGGGCTATGGGGTCGACGACCATTTGATGAAGACGATGGTCACGCGCTGCTTTGCTGGGCATCGTTCGCCAGAACCAATCTATGCCGCCGACCGCGAGAGCCGGCGAATTGCTAGCACTATCGTCGCGACCGGCGCGTAG
- a CDS encoding VanZ family protein, producing MSLRKLPLLATIVLVALWAIAFTATHWPLRQEPNEILFPHADKIAHMTIYAVLAFVSLLALRAWNYRWTPLLAVLVGLAMVALGMFDELTQMLVAGRTPDPADLLADTIGAGLGIGAYALARAIYARQNYSPSEPR from the coding sequence ATGTCGCTGCGAAAACTGCCCCTCTTGGCTACCATCGTCTTGGTTGCGTTGTGGGCAATTGCATTCACAGCGACTCATTGGCCGCTGCGGCAGGAGCCTAACGAGATTCTCTTTCCCCATGCCGACAAGATCGCTCACATGACGATCTACGCGGTATTGGCCTTTGTGTCGCTGTTGGCGTTGCGGGCCTGGAACTATCGCTGGACGCCGCTGTTGGCGGTGCTCGTTGGATTGGCGATGGTGGCACTGGGGATGTTCGATGAGCTAACCCAGATGCTGGTCGCGGGTCGAACGCCTGACCCAGCCGATCTGCTGGCCGATACGATTGGTGCCGGACTAGGTATTGGGGCTTATGCTTTGGCACGGGCGATTTATGCCCGGCAAAATTACTCACCGAGTGAACCTCGCTAG
- a CDS encoding NAD-dependent epimerase/dehydratase family protein: protein MAILITGGAGFIGSHLTQILLKQSDEKLVTLDNFNDYYDPALKRENVKPVANESRVTLIEGDFCDSDKMKRLFDEHDIDQVVHLGAYAGVRISVQKPQMYQHANVGGTLSLLEAARHHPVKRFLLASSSTVYGKGAGIPFCENAPLGIPASPYGATKRAAELLCLTYHQLHGVPTACLRPFSVYGPRLRPDLALTIFAKAVHEGTPIPLFGDGSIRRDFTHVSDICQGFISALTADGVVGEEINVGHSDPIEMRRLIELLEKSFGKKAVIDYLPERPEDLPVTYANLDKAEKLLNYSPKVLIEDGIQEYVDWYRSWHG from the coding sequence ATGGCCATTCTGATTACCGGCGGTGCCGGCTTCATTGGTAGTCACCTGACGCAAATTCTTCTGAAGCAGTCGGACGAAAAACTGGTTACGCTCGACAACTTCAACGACTACTACGATCCCGCTCTGAAGCGGGAGAACGTGAAGCCAGTCGCCAACGAATCACGAGTTACCCTGATCGAAGGGGATTTCTGCGATTCGGACAAAATGAAGCGGCTGTTCGACGAACACGACATCGATCAAGTCGTTCATCTGGGGGCCTATGCCGGCGTTCGGATCAGCGTTCAGAAGCCACAGATGTATCAGCATGCCAACGTCGGCGGAACGCTCTCGCTGTTGGAAGCTGCCCGGCATCACCCTGTCAAACGATTCCTACTGGCCTCTTCGTCGACCGTTTACGGCAAAGGTGCCGGCATCCCATTCTGCGAGAACGCCCCGCTGGGTATCCCGGCCAGTCCTTATGGGGCGACGAAGCGTGCCGCCGAACTGCTCTGCTTGACCTATCACCAACTCCATGGCGTTCCAACGGCCTGCTTGCGGCCATTTAGCGTCTATGGACCGCGTCTTCGCCCTGACCTCGCTTTGACGATCTTCGCCAAGGCGGTCCACGAAGGGACCCCGATTCCTTTGTTCGGCGATGGCAGCATTCGTCGCGACTTCACTCACGTCAGCGACATCTGCCAAGGCTTCATCTCAGCCCTCACGGCTGATGGGGTCGTGGGGGAAGAAATCAATGTGGGGCATAGCGATCCGATCGAGATGCGCCGGCTGATCGAGTTGCTCGAGAAGTCGTTCGGTAAGAAGGCGGTAATCGACTACCTGCCGGAACGCCCGGAAGACCTGCCGGTTACCTATGCGAACCTTGATAAGGCCGAGAAGCTGCTGAACTACTCCCCCAAGGTGCTCATCGAAGATGGCATCCAGGAATACGTCGACTGGTACCGAAGCTGGCACGGCTAA
- a CDS encoding DUF1080 domain-containing protein, with product MRCFSMLACWTLVALLAWPLAAEEMKTKTRSLFDGKSMDLWNVPEFGGEGEVSLKEGVITMGQGVMLTGITYKNNDLPRNNYELTWEARRTMGIDFFAAATFPVKDSHCSFINGGWGGAVVGLSSIDGVDASENETTQYVAFDDNKWYRFKVRVTDKKIEAWIDDKQVVDANIEGKKISTRNEVTLSQPLGFSAWQSSAEIRKIEVTPLAK from the coding sequence ATGCGTTGCTTTTCAATGCTGGCCTGTTGGACGCTGGTTGCCCTCCTGGCTTGGCCCTTGGCTGCCGAAGAAATGAAGACCAAGACGCGTTCGCTGTTCGACGGTAAGTCGATGGACTTGTGGAATGTGCCCGAGTTCGGCGGCGAAGGGGAAGTCTCCCTGAAAGAAGGGGTGATCACGATGGGCCAAGGGGTGATGCTGACCGGCATTACTTACAAGAACAACGACCTTCCCCGCAACAATTACGAGCTGACCTGGGAAGCCCGTCGCACGATGGGGATCGATTTCTTCGCCGCGGCGACCTTCCCGGTGAAGGATAGCCACTGCAGCTTTATCAATGGCGGATGGGGTGGAGCCGTGGTCGGTCTGAGCAGTATCGACGGCGTCGATGCCTCCGAAAACGAAACGACCCAATACGTCGCCTTCGACGACAACAAGTGGTACCGGTTCAAAGTCCGGGTCACGGATAAGAAGATCGAGGCCTGGATCGATGATAAACAGGTCGTCGACGCGAACATCGAAGGAAAGAAGATCTCGACGCGGAACGAAGTCACTCTTTCGCAGCCACTCGGTTTCTCGGCGTGGCAAAGCAGTGCCGAGATCCGCAAGATCGAAGTCACCCCGCTGGCCAAGTAA
- a CDS encoding APC family permease, whose product MNNTEKSTGSQGQLGPVRVWALAAGGMVGGGIYIALGVVIAVAAQWAWLSFVISGVIAVCTAYSYARVSNHYERSGGAFEFLEEMDRQGIAGSLSWLLILGYTLTIAVYTFAFGHYLAYSIGGGPAVIRASAIGIGIALIGLNLVGIGKMTAVEVVIVTANLVVLLVLGLIGICNWDSTQLLAGIEPRTPWSASVGAAAIFVSYEGFQLLTYEYEKVKSPEKYFLPVLVSAAIFVVFVYVLVALGATMLAGALAIVEEKQVALSIAAENVGGTAGLVVMTIAAAFATAAAINSTLFSTGKLAARVARDHELPGWFSHQNRFGVPDRPIIVIGIVATLLSVLGSLSALVEAASLVFLAAFFIVNLTCFQLADSNRWIPLTGIIVGAMIGVVLVARLIVTAPISLAVLVLLSLVATLGRSAILRRLTSKEV is encoded by the coding sequence ATGAATAACACGGAGAAGTCTACAGGCTCGCAGGGGCAACTTGGCCCGGTTCGAGTGTGGGCACTAGCCGCCGGCGGAATGGTGGGTGGGGGAATCTATATTGCCCTGGGGGTAGTGATCGCGGTAGCCGCACAGTGGGCATGGCTTAGTTTCGTGATTTCTGGCGTCATTGCCGTTTGTACAGCGTACTCCTATGCCCGAGTTTCAAATCACTACGAGAGAAGTGGTGGAGCTTTCGAATTTCTGGAGGAAATGGATCGACAAGGCATTGCCGGAAGTCTTTCGTGGCTTTTGATCCTCGGATACACGCTGACAATTGCTGTGTATACATTCGCCTTCGGACACTATCTCGCCTATTCAATCGGTGGGGGCCCTGCAGTAATTCGAGCCTCCGCCATTGGTATCGGGATTGCATTGATCGGGTTGAATCTTGTCGGTATTGGCAAGATGACGGCGGTCGAGGTGGTGATTGTTACCGCCAATCTGGTCGTCCTGCTAGTTCTTGGACTCATTGGGATTTGCAATTGGGATAGTACGCAACTGCTTGCCGGCATCGAGCCTCGAACACCTTGGTCTGCCAGTGTGGGGGCGGCCGCGATCTTTGTGTCGTACGAAGGGTTTCAGCTCTTGACCTATGAATATGAGAAGGTCAAATCGCCGGAGAAGTACTTTCTACCGGTTCTCGTTTCCGCGGCCATTTTCGTCGTATTTGTCTATGTGCTTGTTGCGCTGGGTGCGACGATGTTGGCAGGTGCCCTGGCGATTGTTGAAGAAAAGCAAGTGGCCCTTTCGATCGCCGCTGAAAATGTGGGAGGAACTGCCGGGCTTGTGGTGATGACGATCGCTGCCGCCTTTGCTACCGCGGCGGCGATTAATTCGACACTCTTCTCCACAGGGAAACTTGCGGCTCGTGTCGCGCGCGACCATGAATTACCTGGCTGGTTTTCTCATCAGAACCGCTTTGGTGTGCCTGATCGACCCATCATCGTGATTGGTATCGTGGCAACCCTACTGTCGGTCCTCGGTTCGCTATCGGCACTGGTCGAAGCAGCAAGCCTGGTCTTTCTGGCGGCCTTTTTCATTGTGAACCTGACATGTTTTCAATTAGCCGATTCGAATCGCTGGATTCCGCTTACAGGGATCATCGTCGGTGCGATGATTGGCGTCGTATTGGTTGCCCGGCTGATTGTGACTGCTCCAATCTCTCTCGCGGTGCTCGTATTGCTAAGTTTGGTGGCAACATTGGGCCGTAGTGCAATCTTGCGTCGGCTGACAAGCAAAGAGGTGTAA
- a CDS encoding YifB family Mg chelatase-like AAA ATPase, producing the protein MLAQLRTYSMAGIEAIPVEVEVDVSPTALPKTVLVGLPEAAVKESVHRIERAIVNSGFFCPRDRVVINLAPAELPKNAASFDLPITLGILLGSGQLMSERLDQYAIVGELALDGTTRPIRGILSKAIETEKQGLAGIIVPAENAREAAVVEGIEVIPVSSLAEAVGFLAGQLDIEPVPPQIQSLLEEHCNYEVDFADVRGQELAKRAATIAAAGMHNLLLVGPPGSGKTMLAKRVRTILPGLTPGESVETTRIYSATGRLATNQPLLATRPFRSPHHTISEAGLVGGGSNPAPGEISLSHNGILFLDELPEFNRRTLELMRQPLEDRQVTISRALRSVTFPADFMLVAAMNPCPCGFRNDPRRDCRCSVPQVEKYVGKISGPLLDRIDIQIEVPAVPYQELASTTEGTSSETLKQMVVAARTIQTRRFIGSRTRYNAQMSSREVRKFCHVEEEAATLMKQSISNFGLSARAYDKILRLARTIADLESATTITADHVCEAINYRMLDRSLVG; encoded by the coding sequence ATGCTGGCTCAACTACGTACCTACTCGATGGCTGGGATCGAAGCGATTCCGGTGGAGGTGGAAGTCGACGTATCTCCAACGGCTTTACCCAAAACGGTGCTGGTCGGCCTGCCAGAGGCGGCGGTGAAAGAAAGCGTCCACCGAATCGAACGGGCCATCGTTAACTCCGGCTTCTTCTGCCCCCGAGACCGCGTGGTCATCAACCTGGCCCCGGCTGAGCTTCCCAAGAATGCGGCTTCATTTGATTTGCCGATTACGTTGGGCATCTTGCTGGGAAGCGGTCAGCTGATGAGCGAACGCCTCGATCAGTATGCAATCGTGGGAGAATTGGCTCTGGATGGCACGACGCGGCCAATCCGAGGCATCCTCTCGAAGGCGATCGAAACGGAGAAGCAGGGATTGGCCGGCATCATCGTTCCGGCCGAGAATGCTCGGGAAGCGGCCGTCGTGGAAGGAATCGAAGTGATACCAGTCTCGAGCCTGGCCGAAGCCGTGGGATTCCTGGCTGGGCAACTCGATATCGAACCGGTGCCGCCGCAGATTCAGTCACTGCTGGAAGAACATTGCAACTACGAAGTTGACTTCGCGGACGTACGCGGCCAGGAACTTGCCAAACGAGCCGCCACGATCGCCGCGGCTGGGATGCATAATTTGCTGCTCGTTGGACCACCAGGCTCGGGCAAGACGATGCTGGCCAAGCGAGTGCGGACGATCTTACCGGGGCTGACGCCAGGGGAATCGGTCGAGACGACGCGGATCTATAGTGCGACCGGACGGCTGGCGACGAATCAGCCGTTGCTAGCGACCCGTCCGTTTCGTTCGCCCCATCATACGATCAGCGAAGCAGGCCTAGTGGGAGGAGGCAGCAACCCGGCTCCGGGTGAGATTTCGCTTTCGCACAACGGGATTCTGTTTCTCGACGAATTGCCAGAGTTCAATCGGCGCACGCTCGAATTGATGCGGCAGCCGCTGGAAGATCGCCAGGTGACGATCAGCCGGGCCCTGCGAAGCGTGACGTTCCCGGCCGACTTCATGCTGGTCGCCGCGATGAACCCTTGCCCATGTGGCTTTCGCAACGACCCGAGACGCGATTGCCGCTGTAGCGTGCCCCAAGTCGAGAAGTACGTGGGCAAGATCAGCGGACCTTTGCTCGACCGGATCGATATCCAAATCGAAGTGCCGGCCGTGCCGTACCAGGAACTGGCCAGCACGACGGAAGGAACCAGCAGCGAGACGCTCAAGCAGATGGTGGTCGCGGCCCGGACCATCCAGACTCGGCGATTTATCGGCAGTCGCACGCGGTACAACGCTCAAATGAGCAGCCGCGAGGTTCGCAAGTTCTGCCACGTCGAAGAAGAAGCCGCGACGCTGATGAAACAAAGCATCAGCAACTTCGGCCTCTCGGCCAGGGCCTACGACAAGATTCTCCGCCTGGCCCGAACGATCGCCGACCTGGAATCAGCCACAACGATTACCGCCGACCATGTTTGCGAGGCGATCAACTATCGGATGCTGGATCGAAGTTTGGTGGGATGA
- a CDS encoding DUF1559 domain-containing protein, protein MKSTRFQRGFTLVELLVVIAIIGVLIALLLPAVQQAREAARRMSCSNNLKQMGIAMHNYHDTFGSFTSGYISPKTNINYNAGNWCDSMGTPVHGGHAPWTVMLLPFIEQQNMYDQFAWDGNVYQQRFFDPGGQDVPSPNKDVLVPMTAYQCASDSKIAENDLRASYRGVQGGGPDSDSSCQGHSSNVRRFYTNGTLYVNSRTRFADITDGTSNVMLIGENNHPHDSAGFSWAASGKNDGNGLPVCLTGFRYQLNTNPTGSWESFTSAFRSDHPGGAQFVFNDGSVHFLAETTDLTISQNLAKRSDGLPLGGY, encoded by the coding sequence ATGAAGTCCACACGATTCCAGCGAGGTTTCACGTTGGTGGAACTGCTCGTCGTAATAGCGATCATTGGGGTTTTGATTGCCCTGTTGTTGCCAGCCGTACAGCAGGCTCGTGAAGCGGCGCGGCGGATGAGCTGCAGCAACAATCTGAAGCAGATGGGAATCGCGATGCACAACTATCACGATACCTTCGGCAGCTTCACCTCGGGCTACATCTCGCCCAAGACCAACATCAATTACAACGCCGGTAACTGGTGCGACAGTATGGGGACCCCAGTTCATGGCGGCCATGCTCCTTGGACGGTCATGCTGCTGCCGTTCATTGAACAGCAAAACATGTACGACCAGTTTGCCTGGGATGGAAATGTGTATCAGCAGCGTTTCTTCGATCCAGGCGGGCAGGATGTCCCCAGTCCAAACAAGGACGTACTGGTTCCGATGACTGCCTATCAGTGCGCCTCGGACTCGAAGATCGCTGAGAACGACCTGCGAGCCAGTTATCGCGGCGTCCAAGGGGGTGGGCCTGACAGCGATTCTTCTTGCCAGGGACATTCGTCGAATGTTCGCCGCTTCTATACCAACGGCACGCTGTACGTGAACTCGCGAACACGTTTCGCCGACATTACCGACGGCACTTCCAATGTCATGCTGATTGGCGAAAACAACCATCCGCACGATTCGGCTGGATTCTCGTGGGCTGCCAGTGGAAAGAACGATGGTAACGGCCTGCCGGTTTGCTTGACAGGTTTCCGCTATCAATTGAACACGAATCCAACCGGCAGTTGGGAAAGCTTCACCAGCGCCTTCCGTAGCGATCATCCCGGCGGAGCCCAGTTTGTGTTCAACGATGGCTCGGTTCATTTTCTGGCGGAAACAACCGACCTGACGATCTCGCAGAACCTGGCCAAGCGTTCCGACGGCCTGCCGCTGGGCGGCTACTAG
- a CDS encoding DoxX family protein, which yields MTIATSLESSDLSTTPRLLGLPPIRYALLVVAVLAQAATILITWPLWQVRETPVHMPLFEMPQIPFGLWILATLVLVLVKPRLGLLAHAVSLLISFVFDQYRTQPQVIVMVILMLAVVEDVGIVIVRWFLASLWIWAGTHKLLSPDWFSFSSWNMVSSLHVDPEQFQMLFAWGVGLGELAAGLLAVFRPRWAAIPCVLMHVGIVIFLSPLFYNHNVSVVPWNLATATIGFWVMWNTASIQPKFRWEWIVAAAMLVYPLGFYVGVVDHGIACVLYSNHLPEGIITTTEGSQKILGWGDLHVPFPNERRLFRNYFQHSAPAGSKLHISEPRPWLGDQYFIKLDDGSMKPLTREEFIHYSDQEIAGVEVDSRRAMFLLRRGGAKLLRREAGGPIYAVEIPSNYYRPELLPLLEGLPNLEQLNLADCRVTDDDLKLLPVLPKLVGIGLTNTPVTNAAIAELVKQPRLVVIEYEQSNMTLDAILDFQRQRPIE from the coding sequence ATGACCATCGCCACCTCGCTCGAATCCTCGGACCTTTCGACCACGCCGCGCCTGCTTGGGTTGCCGCCGATTCGCTATGCCCTGCTGGTTGTCGCTGTCCTGGCCCAGGCGGCAACCATTCTGATCACCTGGCCGCTGTGGCAAGTGCGCGAAACGCCAGTCCATATGCCGCTATTCGAGATGCCCCAGATTCCTTTTGGACTGTGGATACTTGCCACCCTGGTCTTAGTGCTCGTTAAGCCACGACTCGGGTTATTGGCCCATGCGGTCTCGCTGCTGATCTCTTTTGTCTTTGATCAATACCGCACCCAGCCCCAGGTCATCGTAATGGTGATCTTAATGCTGGCCGTCGTCGAAGACGTTGGCATCGTAATCGTGCGGTGGTTCTTGGCGTCGCTCTGGATCTGGGCGGGCACGCACAAGTTGCTCTCGCCTGACTGGTTCTCGTTTAGCTCGTGGAACATGGTCAGCTCGTTGCATGTCGATCCCGAGCAGTTTCAGATGTTGTTTGCCTGGGGCGTTGGCCTGGGCGAGCTTGCGGCGGGCCTGTTAGCGGTGTTTCGGCCTCGCTGGGCGGCGATTCCTTGCGTGCTGATGCATGTCGGAATCGTGATTTTCCTGTCGCCGCTGTTCTATAACCACAACGTGAGCGTCGTTCCGTGGAACCTGGCGACCGCAACGATCGGGTTCTGGGTGATGTGGAACACTGCGAGCATCCAGCCCAAGTTTCGCTGGGAATGGATCGTAGCGGCGGCGATGCTGGTTTATCCGCTCGGGTTCTATGTTGGCGTGGTCGATCACGGGATTGCCTGCGTGCTGTACTCGAACCATTTGCCCGAAGGAATCATCACGACGACCGAAGGTTCGCAGAAGATCTTGGGCTGGGGCGACCTGCACGTTCCGTTCCCCAACGAACGGCGACTGTTTCGCAATTACTTTCAGCATTCGGCCCCTGCTGGCTCGAAGCTGCATATCAGCGAGCCCCGTCCTTGGCTGGGGGACCAATACTTCATCAAGTTAGACGATGGCAGCATGAAGCCGCTCACTCGGGAAGAGTTCATCCACTACTCCGATCAAGAGATCGCCGGCGTGGAAGTCGACAGCCGGCGAGCCATGTTCCTGCTGCGGCGTGGCGGAGCGAAGCTCTTGCGGCGTGAAGCAGGCGGACCGATCTATGCGGTGGAGATTCCCAGCAACTACTACCGCCCAGAGCTTCTCCCATTGCTGGAAGGGCTACCGAACCTGGAGCAGTTGAATTTGGCCGATTGCCGGGTGACGGACGACGACCTGAAGTTGCTGCCGGTTCTGCCGAAGCTGGTAGGTATTGGTCTGACCAATACCCCAGTCACCAACGCCGCCATTGCGGAGTTGGTGAAGCAGCCGCGACTGGTCGTCATCGAGTACGAACAATCGAACATGACGCTCGACGCCATTTTAGATTTTCAGCGTCAGCGACCGATCGAATAA
- a CDS encoding DUF1501 domain-containing protein, which yields MNRFPNMLGPEGCGTAAHFSRRTLLQAGAGLAWLTPLSRLLAASSEQSPDARRRPKSVIVLWMQGGPSQLETWDPHAGKLIGGDVKGIDTSVPGVQLADTMPFTAEIMDQVSLLRCVTSKEGDHERATYNMQTGYRPDPTLVHPAIGAVMCHELSIDGVEIPRHVSIFPSEFSPKGGFLGNKYDAFRMYDPIGPLPDLPKRVGEDRFEARMADLDILESSFARGRRADLEANKTLHRKTVERATTMMTSDQIGAFNIDEVPKALKDQFGDNGFGRGCLCATQLIETGVRCVQVTLSGWDTHANNHQLQSARAAQLDAAFSATIKHLQEKEIFEDTLVLCGGEFGRTPKINPAAGRDHWPHGFSVALAGGGIRRGVVLGETDPEGGKITADTKHAVRVEDIHATIHSALGIDFTKDYQTPIGRPMAICQGEPISQIIADV from the coding sequence ATGAATCGCTTTCCCAACATGCTGGGGCCGGAAGGGTGCGGCACGGCGGCGCATTTCTCGCGTCGAACCTTATTGCAAGCCGGCGCAGGCCTGGCCTGGCTGACGCCTCTTTCTCGCCTGCTGGCCGCGTCGTCGGAACAATCGCCCGACGCACGCCGCCGGCCGAAGTCGGTAATCGTGCTCTGGATGCAAGGTGGTCCCAGTCAACTGGAGACCTGGGATCCGCACGCCGGCAAGTTGATCGGTGGCGATGTGAAGGGGATCGATACGTCGGTCCCTGGCGTGCAACTGGCCGATACGATGCCATTCACTGCCGAGATCATGGATCAGGTATCGCTGCTGCGATGTGTCACCAGTAAAGAAGGGGATCACGAAAGGGCCACCTACAACATGCAGACCGGGTACCGCCCTGACCCCACGCTCGTTCATCCCGCGATCGGCGCGGTGATGTGCCATGAACTGTCGATCGATGGCGTTGAGATCCCGCGTCACGTATCGATCTTCCCCAGCGAGTTCTCGCCGAAAGGTGGTTTCCTGGGGAACAAGTACGATGCATTCCGGATGTACGATCCGATTGGCCCGCTGCCAGATCTGCCCAAACGTGTAGGCGAAGATCGCTTCGAGGCACGCATGGCTGATCTGGATATCTTGGAATCGAGCTTTGCCCGCGGTCGAAGAGCCGACCTGGAAGCCAACAAAACGCTTCATCGCAAGACGGTCGAGCGGGCGACCACGATGATGACATCAGACCAAATTGGTGCGTTCAACATCGACGAAGTCCCGAAGGCCCTCAAAGATCAATTCGGAGACAACGGCTTCGGACGGGGCTGCTTATGTGCGACGCAGTTGATCGAGACTGGTGTGCGATGCGTTCAGGTCACGCTCTCTGGCTGGGATACGCACGCGAATAACCATCAGTTGCAATCGGCCCGGGCCGCGCAGCTCGACGCCGCCTTCAGTGCCACGATCAAGCATCTGCAAGAGAAAGAGATCTTCGAGGACACCTTGGTGCTGTGTGGTGGAGAATTCGGACGCACGCCGAAGATCAATCCTGCGGCAGGCCGCGACCACTGGCCGCACGGCTTCAGCGTGGCTCTCGCCGGGGGAGGTATCCGCCGCGGCGTCGTGCTGGGAGAGACCGATCCGGAAGGGGGCAAGATCACTGCCGACACCAAGCATGCCGTTCGGGTTGAGGATATCCACGCCACGATCCATTCGGCCTTGGGAATCGATTTCACCAAGGACTATCAAACCCCGATCGGTCGTCCGATGGCGATCTGCCAGGGAGAACCTATCTCGCAGATCATCGCCGACGTTTAA